One stretch of Caldinitratiruptor microaerophilus DNA includes these proteins:
- a CDS encoding WD40/YVTN/BNR-like repeat-containing protein yields MGKNASRRSKATRAGGGPGQASASPPDATRWVVPIAALVGVALLAVVILAGRPGGPRPLAVLRTNDFHALAFRPDNPDVVYFGHHNGVMRSDDGGRTWRPVIERPNFDAMGLAVSRADPQVLYLAGHDILQVSRDGGATWEPIAHDLPGTDVHGFALAPGDPERLYAFVVGHGLFRSENGGRNWERLTGNVPGDVTSLTAASGNPPVLYAGSASAGVLRSADGGRSWSPLAGLASGTALALATDPAAAQTVYAAVDGTLYKSTDGGTTWSRLAVPRGMVVSLAVSPARPGRVLTVTVDGRQGLVYRSEDGGATWGQSKP; encoded by the coding sequence ATGGGCAAGAACGCAAGCCGGCGCTCGAAGGCCACCCGCGCCGGCGGTGGTCCCGGCCAGGCGAGCGCTTCCCCGCCGGACGCTACCCGCTGGGTGGTGCCGATCGCGGCCCTGGTCGGGGTCGCGCTCCTCGCAGTCGTGATCCTCGCCGGCCGGCCGGGAGGCCCGCGTCCCCTGGCCGTGCTGCGGACGAACGACTTCCACGCGCTCGCGTTCCGCCCCGACAACCCGGACGTGGTGTACTTCGGCCACCACAACGGCGTCATGCGCAGCGACGACGGCGGCCGGACCTGGCGGCCGGTGATCGAGCGGCCGAACTTCGATGCCATGGGGCTGGCCGTCAGCCGGGCGGACCCGCAGGTCCTCTACCTGGCCGGGCACGACATCCTCCAAGTCAGCCGGGACGGCGGCGCCACGTGGGAGCCGATCGCCCACGATCTCCCCGGCACCGACGTCCACGGCTTCGCCCTGGCACCGGGCGACCCGGAGCGCCTGTACGCCTTCGTGGTCGGCCACGGGCTGTTCCGGAGCGAGAACGGCGGCAGGAACTGGGAGCGCCTCACGGGCAACGTGCCGGGGGACGTCACGTCGCTGACCGCCGCCAGCGGGAACCCGCCCGTGCTGTACGCGGGCAGTGCGAGCGCCGGGGTCCTCCGAAGCGCCGATGGCGGCCGCAGCTGGAGCCCCCTGGCGGGCCTCGCCAGCGGGACCGCGCTGGCGCTCGCCACCGACCCCGCTGCGGCGCAAACCGTCTACGCCGCCGTTGACGGCACCCTCTACAAGAGCACCGACGGCGGCACCACCTGGAGCCGTCTCGCCGTCCCACGGGGGATGGTCGTGTCGCTGGCCGTCAGCCCGGCCCGGCCGGGACGGGTGCTGACCGTCACGGTGGACGGGCGGCAGGGGCTCGTCTACCGCAGCGAGGACGGGGGCGCGACCTGGGGCCAGAGCAAGCCATGA
- a CDS encoding cupredoxin domain-containing protein: MTRKQRWIIFGGAAALVVAGALTLARAPVAAAAWGPGPGRWGFMMGPWWGSGDAANVEPDVFRQMGRMHAQVHGGDPEAAAQWMAGMHAAMWGGYGPWGSGGTDQVPDAPAQPGAAKVEVTATITEWKIEPAEIEVEAGKRLVLTVKNEGTVPHNFAIPELNLRLVGIAPGASRTVELNADEPGTYEFLCDIPGHAQLGQRGTLKVVKAE; this comes from the coding sequence ATGACGCGCAAGCAGCGGTGGATCATCTTTGGCGGTGCCGCCGCCCTGGTGGTGGCCGGCGCCCTCACCCTTGCCCGTGCACCGGTGGCGGCGGCGGCGTGGGGCCCCGGTCCCGGCCGGTGGGGCTTCATGATGGGCCCGTGGTGGGGCTCCGGCGATGCGGCCAACGTGGAACCGGACGTCTTCCGCCAGATGGGCCGGATGCACGCCCAGGTCCACGGCGGCGACCCGGAGGCGGCCGCCCAGTGGATGGCGGGCATGCACGCCGCGATGTGGGGCGGGTACGGCCCGTGGGGGTCCGGCGGGACGGACCAGGTTCCCGATGCCCCGGCGCAGCCCGGCGCGGCGAAGGTCGAAGTGACCGCGACGATCACCGAGTGGAAGATCGAGCCAGCGGAGATCGAGGTGGAGGCGGGCAAGCGGCTGGTCCTCACCGTCAAGAACGAGGGGACGGTCCCGCACAACTTCGCCATCCCGGAGCTCAACCTGCGGCTGGTGGGCATCGCCCCCGGCGCCAGCCGCACCGTGGAACTGAACGCCGATGAACCCGGTACGTACGAGTTCCTCTGCGACATCCCGGGTCACGCCCAGCTCGGGCAGCGGGGCACGCTGAAGGTCGTCAAGGCGGAGTAG
- a CDS encoding ATP-binding protein has protein sequence MPLVRLPSLRVRIMVSAAVAVAVLLLSLGGVATRILHHQAEDVMRERLRVAELAASRLDAALAADLGRLRALAGTEPVRPLAVQIFNLGILRLDQDGRVLWYSPGRSGGDAPALAGTLVGTQAFQTALRAGRTAWTDLTRTPAGQPVVAVLEPVPGAGGRPAGVLAGVIDLGARGLEPFLAGTLPGGNTAHVVLVDGDGWVLASTGPIPPYTRDEHPEFFSALIRSGMPQIGRTDDGAGDTLPHVMAAAPLRVAPWAVSVGQAEREAMAPVSRLRWLLILFGAAAVLLAILYSWWDTGAVIEPLARLTRAAQEVARGNLDEPVRVERRDEIGTLGEAFETMRLRLREAREELQRALEEAKRREQEAAALYRVGSEILSSLDLETILQTVVDQARTLLGAEVAVLCLEEDGSLRVAAASDPGGRLQTEGAVETARRPDTALCAGCPAPAVAWLPQRASATLSAGNRTIGFLCAGGQNPVGPVESRLLAGLANQAAIAIENARLYENVKTLAVYEERDRIAREMHDSVAQSLGYMYSRLRLLQDRYPQDREPALWADLDDLARVASASYDEVRWAIFGLRTGRPHRAGLLSALAGYVRDFTTRTGVRAELAGETLGRVALAPEAEAQLVRIVQEALTNVAKHAAATQVWVRVEARGDSVHVVVEDNGVGFEPGAKAGQDGHYGLATMRERAESVGGHLEIDTAPGAGCRVHIAMPLVH, from the coding sequence ATGCCCTTGGTCCGCCTCCCCAGCCTGCGCGTCCGCATCATGGTCTCGGCCGCCGTGGCCGTGGCCGTGCTCCTCCTTTCGCTCGGCGGCGTGGCGACACGGATCCTCCACCACCAGGCAGAGGACGTCATGCGGGAACGCCTGCGCGTAGCGGAACTGGCGGCATCCAGGCTCGACGCCGCCCTCGCCGCCGACCTCGGCCGCCTCCGCGCGCTGGCGGGCACCGAACCGGTCCGGCCCCTGGCGGTGCAGATCTTCAACCTGGGAATCCTGCGGCTCGACCAGGACGGCCGGGTGCTCTGGTACAGCCCGGGCCGGTCCGGCGGTGATGCGCCGGCGCTGGCCGGGACTCTGGTCGGTACGCAGGCCTTCCAGACCGCACTGCGCGCGGGCCGGACGGCGTGGACCGACCTCACGCGCACGCCGGCGGGCCAGCCCGTGGTGGCGGTGCTCGAGCCGGTACCCGGGGCCGGCGGCCGGCCGGCCGGCGTGCTCGCAGGCGTGATCGACCTCGGCGCGCGCGGCCTGGAGCCCTTCCTGGCCGGCACGCTCCCCGGAGGCAACACCGCCCACGTGGTGCTGGTCGATGGGGACGGTTGGGTCCTGGCAAGCACCGGGCCGATCCCTCCGTATACACGGGACGAGCACCCCGAGTTCTTCTCTGCACTCATCCGGTCAGGGATGCCCCAGATCGGCCGGACCGATGACGGAGCCGGGGACACGCTCCCCCACGTCATGGCCGCGGCCCCGCTGCGCGTCGCCCCCTGGGCGGTCAGCGTGGGCCAGGCCGAACGGGAGGCCATGGCGCCGGTGAGCCGGCTGCGCTGGCTCCTCATCCTCTTCGGCGCTGCGGCCGTGCTGCTCGCCATCCTCTACTCCTGGTGGGACACCGGCGCGGTCATCGAGCCCCTGGCTCGCCTCACCCGGGCAGCCCAGGAGGTCGCCCGGGGGAACCTGGACGAGCCCGTCCGGGTGGAGCGCAGGGATGAGATCGGCACCCTGGGAGAGGCGTTCGAAACCATGCGACTCCGCCTGCGGGAAGCCCGGGAGGAGCTGCAGCGGGCCCTGGAGGAGGCGAAGCGGCGCGAGCAGGAGGCCGCGGCGCTGTACCGCGTGGGGAGCGAGATCCTCTCGTCGCTCGACCTGGAAACCATCCTGCAGACGGTCGTCGACCAGGCCCGCACCCTGCTCGGGGCCGAGGTCGCCGTGCTCTGCCTCGAGGAGGACGGTAGCCTGCGCGTGGCGGCCGCCAGCGACCCGGGCGGGCGGCTCCAGACAGAAGGCGCGGTGGAGACCGCTCGCAGACCCGACACCGCGCTGTGCGCGGGGTGCCCCGCTCCGGCGGTCGCGTGGCTACCCCAGCGGGCGTCGGCGACCCTGTCGGCCGGCAACCGGACCATCGGCTTCCTGTGCGCGGGGGGGCAGAACCCGGTCGGCCCCGTGGAGTCGCGGCTCCTCGCCGGACTCGCAAACCAGGCTGCGATCGCCATCGAGAACGCGCGCCTTTACGAGAACGTGAAGACGCTGGCGGTGTACGAGGAGCGGGACCGCATCGCACGGGAGATGCACGACAGCGTGGCGCAGTCGCTCGGTTACATGTACTCCCGGCTGCGTCTCCTCCAGGACCGCTACCCGCAGGACCGGGAACCGGCGCTGTGGGCCGACCTCGACGACCTGGCCCGGGTCGCCTCCGCCAGCTACGACGAGGTCCGGTGGGCCATCTTCGGCCTCCGGACCGGCCGCCCGCACCGCGCGGGTCTCCTGTCGGCGCTCGCGGGCTACGTCCGGGATTTCACCACCCGTACCGGCGTCCGCGCCGAACTCGCCGGGGAGACCCTGGGGCGGGTCGCCCTGGCGCCCGAGGCCGAGGCGCAGCTCGTCCGGATCGTCCAGGAGGCCCTCACCAACGTGGCGAAGCACGCCGCCGCCACGCAGGTCTGGGTGCGCGTGGAGGCCCGCGGGGACTCCGTCCACGTGGTGGTGGAGGACAACGGCGTCGGGTTCGAGCCCGGTGCGAAGGCCGGGCAGGACGGTCACTACGGCCTTGCCACGATGCGAGAGCGTGCGGAGAGCGTCGGGGGGCACCTGGAGATTGACACCGCGCCCGGCGCCGGCTGCCGGGTCCACATCGCCATGCCGCTCGTTCACTGA
- a CDS encoding response regulator, whose protein sequence is MGTIRVCLVDDHTLVRRGIAALLAGDPEIEVVGEASDGLEAIELTRALRPDVVLMDIRMPGCDGLRATRIIKQEMPSVRIVVLTVSEDDEDLFEAVKAGAQGYLLKRMEPRDLCAMVHSAYRGEAPIAPAMAARIIQEISGGPRPDVRERDEEVLSPREQEVLALVAQGLANKEVAARLGISEYTVRNHLRSVLEKLHLRNRVEAAAYALQRGLAAPPADPGPRGPGPV, encoded by the coding sequence GTGGGGACCATCCGGGTCTGTCTGGTGGACGACCACACGCTGGTGCGGCGGGGTATCGCCGCGCTGCTGGCCGGCGATCCGGAGATCGAGGTCGTGGGCGAGGCGAGCGACGGTCTGGAGGCGATCGAGCTCACGCGGGCGCTCCGGCCGGACGTCGTCCTCATGGACATCCGCATGCCCGGGTGCGACGGCCTGCGCGCGACCCGGATCATCAAGCAGGAGATGCCCTCCGTGCGGATCGTCGTGCTCACCGTTTCCGAAGACGACGAGGACCTCTTCGAGGCGGTGAAGGCAGGAGCCCAGGGTTACCTCCTCAAGCGCATGGAGCCCCGGGACCTCTGCGCCATGGTGCACAGCGCCTACCGGGGCGAGGCCCCGATCGCACCGGCCATGGCGGCGCGGATCATCCAGGAGATCAGCGGAGGCCCGCGCCCGGACGTCCGGGAGCGTGACGAGGAGGTGCTCTCTCCCCGGGAGCAGGAGGTGCTGGCGCTGGTCGCCCAGGGTCTCGCCAACAAGGAGGTGGCCGCCCGGCTGGGGATCAGCGAGTACACGGTTCGCAACCACCTCCGCAGTGTCCTGGAGAAGCTGCACCTGCGGAATCGGGTGGAGGCGGCCGCCTACGCTCTCCAGCGCGGTCTGGCAGCGCCACCTGCCGACCCCGGGCCGCGGGGGCCCGGACCGGTCTAG
- a CDS encoding cupredoxin domain-containing protein: MRNVAAFLAAFGVVMGTAAGAFALTQNRVQASPGSAAPLLPPGPPTERQFTVTMVMFGGEENEVHRWTPGTLVARVGDPITLRVLNADVDCAKYPHGFALTAFGIDVPAIQVGEEKTFTFTPDKPGVFEFKCSNKDCGKDHDRQTGQLLVLP; encoded by the coding sequence GTGCGAAACGTGGCCGCTTTCCTGGCGGCGTTCGGCGTGGTGATGGGGACAGCGGCCGGGGCATTCGCCCTGACCCAGAACCGGGTCCAGGCGTCCCCCGGGTCCGCCGCCCCGCTGCTGCCGCCGGGTCCCCCGACGGAGCGGCAATTCACCGTCACCATGGTGATGTTCGGGGGCGAGGAGAACGAGGTGCACCGGTGGACGCCTGGCACGCTGGTGGCGCGGGTCGGTGACCCGATCACCCTCCGCGTGCTGAACGCGGACGTCGACTGCGCCAAGTACCCGCACGGTTTCGCCCTGACCGCCTTCGGCATCGACGTCCCGGCGATCCAGGTGGGGGAGGAGAAGACGTTCACGTTCACCCCCGACAAGCCCGGCGTCTTCGAGTTCAAGTGTTCCAACAAGGATTGCGGAAAGGACCACGACCGGCAGACGGGTCAGCTCCTCGTCCTGCCGTAG
- a CDS encoding 4Fe-4S dicluster domain-containing protein, with translation MTDVSRRRFLGRLAAAGAGVAASTLLPKVDLAAHEAAGVATSPIGLSGEGFAFTADASNTGRLIRWGAGVAQAAETGNPPEAGNTHNHRGFPYHVPATKQWVMVIDLARCNGCGDCQVACGAFHRVPPGQEWIKIFKLKDSEDGTPYWFPRVCMQCDNPPCVKVCPVGATFKREDGIVLIDQDRCIGCRFCLAACPYSARYFNWGEPPESPEEKAEPYNIEMNTPHRRGVAEKCLFCPTLTRQGKLPACAAACPMDAIYFGDRNEDAVTNRIGETLKLSEILEQGAYRYQEELGTEPRVYYLPPRGRRYPPPAESPARV, from the coding sequence ATGACGGACGTATCCCGGCGCCGGTTCCTGGGCCGTCTGGCTGCAGCAGGGGCAGGCGTGGCCGCCAGCACCCTGTTGCCCAAGGTGGACCTGGCCGCACACGAAGCGGCCGGCGTCGCCACGTCCCCGATCGGGCTCTCGGGCGAGGGGTTCGCCTTCACCGCCGACGCGTCGAACACCGGCCGCCTCATCCGCTGGGGGGCGGGGGTGGCCCAGGCCGCGGAGACAGGCAACCCGCCCGAGGCGGGAAACACCCACAACCATCGGGGCTTTCCGTACCACGTGCCGGCGACCAAGCAGTGGGTGATGGTCATCGACCTCGCTCGCTGCAACGGGTGCGGCGACTGCCAGGTGGCGTGTGGCGCGTTCCACCGCGTGCCACCGGGGCAAGAGTGGATCAAGATCTTCAAGCTCAAGGACAGCGAGGACGGCACCCCGTACTGGTTCCCCCGGGTGTGCATGCAGTGCGACAACCCGCCGTGCGTGAAGGTGTGCCCGGTGGGCGCGACCTTCAAGCGGGAGGACGGCATCGTCCTGATCGACCAGGACCGGTGCATCGGGTGCCGTTTCTGCCTCGCCGCCTGCCCGTACTCGGCCCGGTACTTCAACTGGGGCGAGCCGCCGGAGTCGCCTGAGGAGAAGGCCGAGCCGTACAACATCGAGATGAACACCCCGCACCGCCGGGGCGTCGCCGAGAAGTGCCTGTTCTGCCCGACGCTGACCCGGCAGGGCAAGCTCCCCGCCTGCGCCGCCGCCTGCCCGATGGACGCGATCTACTTCGGCGATCGGAACGAGGACGCCGTGACGAACCGGATCGGGGAGACCCTGAAGCTCTCCGAGATCCTGGAGCAGGGCGCTTACCGGTACCAGGAGGAACTCGGCACCGAGCCGCGGGTGTACTACCTGCCGCCGCGGGGCCGCCGCTACCCGCCGCCGGCCGAGTCCCCGGCCCGGGTCTGA
- the nrfD gene encoding NrfD/PsrC family molybdoenzyme membrane anchor subunit — protein sequence MKEGTVRFDAAGATVQLPVGTRPAPEPEEAGVPELLLPVVRSGTGFYVLLGVLVGTIVWGLVAYLNQLKYGLIVTGLRSYFSWGLYITNFVFFIGVSHAGTLISAILRVTGADWRRPITRMAEVITGVALLVGAPMVIIDLGRPERLFNLFLHGRLQSPLLWDVISVTTYLFGSLVYLYLPMIPDLAALYPHLETRRPILARVYRALSLGWRDTPEQHRLLEKTISVMAIVIMPVAVSVHTVVSYIFSMTMREGWHSSIFGPYFVIGAIYSGIAAIIVAMWIFRRVYRLERYITEIHFRKLGYLLLAVGLVYFYTTFSEYLTMFYTGKGPERRLVTDLFVGRFAGVFWTGMALTFVPVVVAAFARWTGVTGLVLGSFVANVGMWLKRYIIITPTLANPFMPIQNVPADYAVYRPTWVEWSITAAAVATFVLLYVLFSKLFPIVSMWETRDLVADSHAKGVRG from the coding sequence ATGAAGGAAGGCACCGTGCGTTTCGACGCTGCCGGAGCGACCGTGCAGCTGCCTGTCGGAACCCGGCCGGCTCCGGAGCCCGAGGAGGCCGGCGTCCCGGAGCTGCTGCTCCCGGTGGTGCGGAGCGGCACCGGCTTCTACGTCCTGCTGGGCGTGCTCGTCGGGACCATCGTCTGGGGCCTCGTCGCATACCTCAACCAGCTCAAGTACGGCCTGATCGTCACCGGCCTGCGGAGCTACTTCTCGTGGGGGCTCTACATCACCAACTTCGTGTTCTTCATCGGCGTGAGCCACGCCGGAACCCTCATCTCCGCCATCCTGCGGGTGACCGGGGCCGACTGGCGACGGCCGATCACCCGGATGGCCGAGGTCATCACGGGCGTGGCGCTCCTCGTGGGCGCCCCCATGGTGATCATCGACCTGGGCCGGCCCGAACGCCTCTTCAACCTCTTCCTCCACGGCCGGCTGCAGTCGCCGCTCCTGTGGGACGTCATCTCCGTGACGACCTACCTGTTCGGCAGCCTGGTCTACCTGTACTTGCCGATGATCCCGGACCTGGCTGCCCTCTACCCGCACCTGGAGACCCGGCGCCCCATCCTGGCGCGCGTCTACCGGGCCCTGTCCCTGGGCTGGCGGGACACGCCCGAGCAGCACCGGCTCCTCGAGAAGACCATCTCCGTGATGGCCATCGTGATCATGCCGGTCGCCGTGAGCGTCCACACCGTCGTCTCCTACATCTTCAGCATGACGATGCGCGAGGGCTGGCACTCGTCTATCTTCGGCCCGTACTTCGTGATCGGCGCGATCTACTCGGGGATCGCCGCGATCATCGTCGCCATGTGGATCTTCCGCCGGGTGTACCGGCTCGAGCGGTACATCACGGAGATCCACTTCCGAAAGCTCGGCTACCTGCTCCTCGCCGTCGGCCTGGTCTACTTCTACACCACGTTCAGCGAGTACCTGACCATGTTCTACACCGGCAAGGGTCCTGAACGGCGGCTGGTCACCGACCTGTTCGTCGGCCGCTTCGCCGGGGTGTTCTGGACCGGGATGGCCCTCACCTTCGTGCCGGTGGTGGTCGCGGCCTTCGCCCGCTGGACGGGGGTGACGGGGCTCGTGCTGGGGTCGTTCGTGGCCAACGTCGGCATGTGGCTCAAGCGCTACATCATCATCACCCCGACGCTCGCCAACCCGTTCATGCCCATCCAGAACGTCCCCGCCGACTACGCCGTGTACCGCCCCACCTGGGTGGAGTGGTCGATCACCGCCGCCGCCGTGGCCACCTTCGTCCTGCTCTACGTCCTGTTCTCCAAGCTCTTCCCGATCGTGTCGATGTGGGAGACTCGGGATCTCGTGGCCGATTCGCACGCAAAGGGGGTGCGAGGATGA
- a CDS encoding copper amine oxidase N-terminal domain-containing protein, whose translation MRKLALGLAVAALTVLTAVPALAHLESSKITATFLGKEFDEPVYYHTESFRTYVHGEDLVGILGGSMAYDAATKQVTVKKGDTVIVMTVGDHKTATVNGQPVAIDAGPRDREGEILLPIRFLAEKLGYKVAWHGDRQHVEVSTP comes from the coding sequence ATGAGGAAGCTCGCCCTGGGTCTCGCCGTGGCCGCACTGACCGTCCTCACAGCTGTGCCCGCCCTGGCCCACCTGGAAAGCTCCAAGATCACCGCGACCTTCCTGGGCAAGGAGTTCGACGAGCCGGTCTACTACCACACCGAGTCCTTCCGAACCTACGTGCACGGCGAAGACCTGGTCGGCATCCTGGGCGGCTCCATGGCCTACGACGCCGCCACGAAGCAGGTGACGGTCAAAAAGGGTGATACCGTCATCGTCATGACCGTCGGCGACCACAAGACGGCCACCGTCAACGGGCAGCCGGTGGCCATCGACGCCGGCCCGCGCGACCGGGAGGGGGAGATCCTGCTGCCCATCCGCTTCCTCGCCGAGAAGCTCGGCTACAAGGTCGCCTGGCACGGCGACCGCCAGCACGTGGAGGTCTCAACGCCGTAG
- a CDS encoding response regulator, with translation MEPIRILLVDDHQLVRQGIASLLRTQPDLEVVGEAASGQEAIEKARELMPDVILMDIQMPGGDGITATGIIKAEMPSTKVLMLTVSEDNQDLFQAIKHGAQGYLLKNLPAERLFDSIREVYRGYAPISSRVAGRILSEVASAPEPPAGAPRQGLAALTAREREVLNLVGKGLTNREIARALYITENTVKIHLRNILEKLHLQNRVQAATYAQREGLIDPPEGAAGA, from the coding sequence TTGGAGCCCATACGGATCCTGCTCGTGGATGACCACCAGCTCGTGCGCCAGGGGATCGCCAGTCTCCTTCGCACCCAGCCCGACCTGGAGGTCGTGGGAGAGGCCGCCAGCGGCCAGGAGGCCATCGAGAAGGCGCGGGAACTGATGCCCGACGTCATCCTCATGGACATCCAGATGCCCGGCGGGGATGGCATCACCGCGACGGGGATCATCAAGGCGGAGATGCCGAGCACGAAGGTCCTGATGCTCACCGTCTCCGAGGACAACCAGGACCTGTTCCAGGCGATCAAGCACGGGGCGCAGGGGTACCTCCTCAAGAACCTGCCTGCGGAGCGGCTCTTCGACTCGATCCGGGAGGTGTACCGGGGCTACGCGCCGATCTCGAGCCGCGTCGCGGGCCGGATCCTGTCGGAGGTGGCGTCGGCCCCCGAGCCGCCCGCGGGGGCGCCCCGCCAGGGACTCGCGGCCCTCACTGCCCGGGAGCGCGAGGTCCTCAACCTGGTGGGCAAGGGGCTCACGAACCGGGAGATCGCCCGGGCCCTCTACATCACCGAGAACACCGTCAAGATCCATCTGCGCAACATCCTGGAGAAGCTGCACCTCCAGAACCGGGTCCAGGCAGCGACGTACGCGCAGCGGGAGGGGCTGATCGACCCGCCGGAAGGCGCGGCCGGAGCGTAG
- a CDS encoding GAF domain-containing protein, with translation MNLAQLRWLVGSSAVLGIFLVEGVRHTYLDRVTSPLVSTLIASAFLVLGAGAFTHVVIGWIGRMSDRLAQQQQKLNAIFAHSSDAILLTDAQGRILRANPAAERLTGRSESDLTSVHLWEELCRTPDGSPVGPEQCPVTEVVRTGRAIPYLEATVATGTGRLLPVTASFSPVPGESGQVVQVAVVLRDLSEKRTLEAEVARLLAETERRRRQAEALYEISRSLSSLLDAERNLEVPLARVRDMLQADVAVYGVLDPVQREVRCQAMSGSRDPERVAGIRLRLGQGALGRVVSSGRPLRTERFPEDLTEYPDSYPLLQVEGLVACLAVPVGARGEVTGALLVGYRQPHAFTDEEVRFLENVAGQLGIALENTRLYREAEKVAMLEERDRLAREIHDGLAQSLTFLHLRLEALSLLARSGPVPDLAGELERLKAACAAAYADVRQAILNLKQRLPEGTDLGGYLAEYLHEFAQAHHLDVELVLPPAALPPLPPASEAHLIRIVQEALHNVVKHARARRVLVRFDVQLSGLHVTVRDDGIGFDPAAVQAAGHFGLGIMRERAEKAGGELTVESEPGAGSEVRVRLPLAGPSGPATPERGQNVGAHTDPARG, from the coding sequence GTGAACCTCGCCCAGCTTCGCTGGCTTGTCGGCAGCAGCGCTGTCCTCGGCATCTTTCTCGTGGAGGGCGTCCGCCACACGTATCTGGACCGAGTGACCTCTCCGCTGGTGAGCACGCTCATCGCCAGTGCCTTCCTGGTGCTGGGTGCCGGGGCGTTCACCCACGTGGTCATCGGCTGGATCGGCCGGATGAGCGACCGCCTGGCCCAGCAGCAGCAGAAGCTGAACGCGATCTTCGCGCACAGTTCGGACGCCATCCTCCTGACCGACGCGCAGGGCCGGATCCTCCGGGCGAACCCCGCCGCCGAGCGGCTCACCGGGCGGAGCGAATCGGACCTGACCAGCGTCCACCTGTGGGAGGAGCTGTGCCGTACTCCCGATGGGAGTCCCGTCGGCCCCGAACAGTGTCCGGTGACGGAGGTCGTCCGCACCGGCCGGGCAATCCCCTATCTGGAGGCGACCGTCGCCACCGGCACCGGGCGGCTCCTCCCGGTGACGGCCAGCTTCTCGCCCGTCCCGGGAGAGTCCGGGCAGGTGGTGCAGGTGGCCGTGGTGCTGCGTGACCTCAGCGAGAAGCGGACACTGGAGGCGGAGGTGGCCCGGCTCCTCGCGGAGACGGAGCGGCGGCGGCGCCAGGCGGAGGCGCTGTACGAGATCAGCCGGAGCCTTTCGTCGCTCCTGGATGCGGAGCGGAATCTTGAAGTGCCCCTGGCCCGGGTCCGGGACATGCTCCAGGCGGACGTGGCCGTCTACGGAGTCCTGGACCCGGTCCAGCGGGAGGTGCGCTGCCAGGCCATGAGCGGGTCACGGGACCCGGAGCGGGTGGCCGGGATCCGGCTGCGGCTGGGTCAGGGCGCCCTCGGCCGGGTGGTCAGTTCCGGCCGGCCGCTCCGGACCGAGCGGTTCCCGGAAGACCTGACGGAGTATCCCGACTCCTACCCGCTGCTCCAGGTCGAGGGACTGGTGGCCTGCCTGGCGGTTCCCGTCGGGGCGCGTGGGGAGGTCACCGGGGCGCTCCTGGTGGGCTACCGGCAGCCGCACGCCTTCACGGACGAAGAGGTCCGGTTCCTCGAGAACGTGGCAGGTCAGCTCGGGATCGCCCTCGAGAACACCCGCCTGTACCGTGAGGCCGAGAAGGTGGCGATGCTGGAGGAGCGGGACCGGCTGGCCCGGGAGATCCACGACGGTCTGGCCCAGTCCCTCACGTTCCTGCACCTGCGGCTCGAGGCGCTGTCGCTCCTCGCGCGGTCCGGCCCCGTTCCGGACCTGGCGGGCGAACTCGAGCGCCTGAAGGCCGCCTGCGCCGCAGCCTACGCGGACGTCCGCCAGGCGATCCTCAACCTCAAGCAGCGCCTGCCCGAGGGGACGGACCTGGGCGGATACCTGGCCGAGTACCTGCACGAGTTCGCACAGGCGCACCACCTGGACGTCGAGCTGGTCCTGCCGCCGGCCGCGCTTCCGCCCCTCCCGCCGGCCTCCGAGGCCCACCTCATCCGGATCGTGCAGGAGGCACTCCACAACGTGGTCAAGCACGCGCGGGCGCGGCGTGTCCTGGTGCGGTTCGACGTGCAGCTTTCCGGCCTCCACGTCACCGTGCGGGACGACGGGATCGGCTTCGATCCCGCCGCCGTCCAGGCTGCGGGGCACTTCGGGCTCGGCATCATGCGCGAGCGGGCGGAGAAGGCGGGGGGCGAGCTGACCGTCGAGAGCGAGCCCGGTGCCGGAAGCGAGGTCCGGGTACGGCTTCCGCTGGCCGGACCCTCCGGCCCGGCGACGCCGGAGAGGGGGCAGAACGTTGGAGCCCATACGGATCCTGCTCGTGGATGA